One Salinicoccus roseus genomic region harbors:
- a CDS encoding carboxypeptidase regulatory-like domain-containing protein — protein MRKIAYYTAVILFIMLIPVSRVAADTEEEATQENAQEPSAEETVEAPTSESSTEEEGTSEYYEERTEETYEHVPSQTEESYEYTVPQTEETFEEWTGEAYEYTEDTYEDSVSEPTLEETTEQFMEQTAEPTVEVSTEEVTEVPADEPAAELEPVEAPVEVAVSQSEVTEFSIEGKVMADSRGVEDVTVSLSGAETDEVTTDEEGNFRFSQVPAGEYKLEITVPEGYEAEEADKTLTIEDKGKKGLIFEVSEKEEMQPEDMEASEEVAAENGMDAPGVNMTLVIIGSVLLMLGLLVYAIRIIRNR, from the coding sequence GGCTGTTATACTGTTCATCATGCTTATACCCGTGTCCCGGGTGGCTGCAGATACTGAAGAGGAAGCGACTCAGGAGAACGCACAGGAACCATCTGCTGAGGAGACGGTGGAGGCGCCGACTTCCGAATCTTCTACAGAAGAAGAAGGCACGAGTGAATATTATGAGGAACGGACGGAAGAGACATATGAGCATGTCCCTTCTCAGACTGAAGAGTCATATGAATACACGGTTCCCCAGACGGAAGAGACATTTGAAGAATGGACTGGGGAAGCATACGAATATACGGAAGATACATATGAAGACTCCGTGTCTGAACCGACTTTGGAGGAGACGACAGAACAATTCATGGAGCAGACGGCTGAACCGACGGTGGAGGTATCCACCGAGGAAGTGACAGAGGTGCCCGCTGATGAGCCGGCTGCGGAATTGGAACCGGTTGAGGCTCCGGTGGAAGTGGCGGTCAGCCAGTCTGAAGTGACTGAGTTCTCGATTGAAGGAAAAGTGATGGCAGACAGCCGAGGTGTAGAGGATGTCACAGTTTCACTATCGGGAGCAGAGACAGATGAAGTGACGACGGATGAAGAAGGGAATTTCCGATTCTCCCAAGTGCCCGCCGGTGAGTATAAGCTTGAAATAACGGTGCCTGAAGGGTATGAAGCGGAAGAAGCGGATAAAACGTTGACGATTGAAGATAAAGGCAAGAAAGGTCTCATCTTCGAAGTTTCTGAAAAGGAAGAGATGCAACCGGAGGATATGGAAGCTTCAGAAGAAGTGGCTGCAGAGAATGGTATGGATGCACCGGGAGTGAATATGACTCTGGTGATCATAGGCAGTGTGCTCCTTATGCTTGGACTTCTGGTATATGCAATCCGGATCATTCGAAATAGATGA